The stretch of DNA agctcaggagattactacatacagatatatacagccaccactagggggagctcaggagattactacatacagatatatacagccaccactagggggagctcaggagattactgcatacagatatatacagccaccactagagggagctcaggggattactacatacagatatatacagccacaactagagggagctcaggagattactacatacagatatatacagccaccactagagggagctcaggagattactacatacagatatatacagccaccactagagggagctcaggagattactacatacagatatatacagccaccactagagggagctcaggagattactacatacagatatatacagccaccactagagggagctcaggagattactacatacagatatatacagccaccactagagggagctcaggagattactacatacagatatatacagccatcactagagggagctcagaagattactacatacagatatatacagccaccactagagggagctcaggagattactacatacagatatatacagccaccactagggggagctcaggagattactacatacagatatatacagccaccactagagggagctcaggagattactacatacagatatatacagccaccactagagggagctcaggagattactacatacagatatatacagccaccactagggggagctcaggagattactacatacagatatatacagccaccactagggggagctcaggagattactacatacagatatatacagccaccactagggggagctcaggagattactacatacagatatatacagccaccactagggggagctcaggagattactgcatacagatatatacagccaccactagagggagctcaggagattactacatacagatatatacagccaccactagagggagctcaggaaattactacatacagatatatacagccaccactagagggagctcaggagattactacatacagatatatacagccaccactagagggagctcaggagattactacatacagatatatacagccaccactagagggagctcaggagattactacatacagatatatacagccaccactagagggagctcaggagattactacatacagatatatacagcctccactagagggagctcaggagattactacatacagatatatacagccaccactagggggagctcaggagattactacatacagatatatacagccaccactagggggagctcaggagattactgcatacagatatatacagccaccactagagggagctcaggggattactacatacagatatatacagccacaactagagggagctcaggagattactacatacagatatatacagccaccactagagggagctcaggagattactacatacagatatatacagccaccactagagggagctcaggagattactacatacagatatatacagccaccactagagggagctcaggagattactgcatacagatatatacagcgaccactagagggagctcagaagattactacacacagatatatacagtcaccactagagggagctcagaagattactacacacagatatatacagtcaccactagagggagctcaggagattactacatacagatatatacagccaccactagagggagctcaggagattactacatacagatatatacagccaccactagagggagctcaggagattactacatacagatatatacagccaccactagagggagctcaggagattactacatacagatatatacagccatcactagagggagctcaggagattactacatacagatatatacagccatcactagagggagctcagaagattactacatacagatatatacagccaccactagagggagctcaggagattactacatacagatatatacagccaccactagagggagctcaggagattactacatacagatatatacagccaccactagggggagctcaggagattactatatacagatatatacagccatataGATATGTGTGCTCCACAATGTGCAGCTTGTTTACACTACAGTAGTGTCATAAttggcttaataaatgtccctcatGGTTATAACAGGTGCAGATTCATGCAGAGCAATGAGCAGGTAACATGCCTTCCACATGCACACGCTCCTCCCGCAGCGCTGTGTGTACACGCGAGGCTGTGCCGTATACCTGGCCTGGGTGTAAGGTGACCACATGTGGACGAGCCCTCGAAAATGCAGGATGACGCCGATGGTCAGGATCCACCACATTCACCTTACTGAAGACGCTGGACTCCTCGTACGGGATGCGGGTGGGGTACAGGTACGCTGTGTCTTCGGGGGGAAAGAGTCGCCATGTCTTCCTGAAAACAGAAATACACCAGAATTACTACACTACAGAGCAAGTGACAACCGAAGAAATCTGTGTTGGATCGCGTCCCCAGCAGTACAGAGTATTACAGGACAGCAGCAGTGACCTCAGGTGAGGATGGGGGCGGTGTAGTGGCATGCAGGACGACCCAGGGGGCGCTGTACTGGAAGTAATGTCAGCGATCACCTCTCCATCGTGATCTCTTTCCCCTCGATTCACACTCCATTAATATTCGTGCATATAGCACCGTGctggggggtgggggtgtctgtgctgTGTATGCAGGAGACGGgggcagcagtcatctcattatcattagagggtggaGTTACAAGTAACAGGCTGATCCGGCAGGAGGCCTCCGTGGACAATAGCTGACCTCCTGgcacagctcacagagcatgcccacaacactctcctacAGTTGTTTCCCGTGCTCAGGTGTCCCCATCATGTAAAGCAAGCAGAGTTAGTTCAGTACAAAAGAGTTTCCTTTCAATGAAAACCTGGATGGGGGGGGTCACTGTACAGGGCGGAGCGCGAGAGACTGCGCAGGACAGTAAATGAGCGATGTCCACAGCGGTCGCCGTTACCTGCCCTGCACTTGTAGCACCAGGTTGCAGCCGTACGAATCGATGTGACACGGGGTGTTCGCCCCACGACTTCCAACCCACAGCGTGCTGTCCCGGCCGCCTCTTCCCGGGAACCCGAAATCAGCCCAGGAGACCTCCTGCCACAGCAAAagagggggaaggggagagaacgggcagaaagtaagaaaaaaaaaaacaacatgtaaTAAATTTCCATCCCCCAATTATTACAATCCCCCCCATAACGCCAAGGCAGGAAGTATAAACACCCCAAAAGTTGATGCATGAAGCAGAACACCCCCGATACTGCAGGTGCTGACCATAGCTTCCCCCCCCCAGTACCGCAGGTGCTGACCATTGCCCCGTCTTATATAATATAACCGGCGGGGGCCCGGGCCGCTATATAATATAACCGGAGGGGGCCCGGGCCGCTATATAATATAACCGGAGGGGGCCTGGGCCGGTATATAATATAACCGGAGGGGGGGTCCGGGCCGCTATATAATATAACCGGAGGGGGCCCGGGCCGCTATATAATATAACCGGAGGGGGCCCGGGCCGCTATATAATATAACCGGAGGGGGCCCGGGCCGGTATATAATATAACCGGAGGGGGCCCGGGCCGCTATATAATATAACCGGAGGGGGCCTGGGCCGGTATATAATATAACCGGAGGGGGGGTCCGGGCCGGTATATAATATAACCGGAGGGGGCCCGGGCCGCTAAATAATATAACCGGAGGGGGCCCGGGCCGCTATATAATATAACCGGAGGGGGCCCGGGCCGCTATATAATATAACCGGAGGGGGCCCGGGCCGCTATATAATATAACCGGAGGGGGCCCGGGCCGCTAAATAATATAACCGGAGGGGGCCCGGGCCGCTATATAATATAACCGGAGGGGGCCCGGGCCGCTATATAATATAACCGGAGGGGGCCCGGGCCGCTATATAATataacccgggggggggggggaggttcggGCCGGTATATAATATATCCGGAGGGGGTCCGGGCCGGTATATAATATAACCCGGGGGGGGGTTCGGGCCGGTATATAATATAACCGGAGggggtctcctcctctctccatGCAGTTTTCCGCCATCGATTCCGGAGTTCTCCCGTCTTTGATTTTCTGTCCCTTTTTCTTCGCTGATTGATGAAGTTCACAGAGATAAAAATGTGAAATGTCAGACGTCAATAGGGGGTCCGGGCAGAGGGCCCATCCCCCGCTGCGGACGAGGCGTCTGTCAGGATTCTGCCTGCCCTGTGAAAACGTGTGACGGATCCAAGATACGGAAAAACCACAGGTCTCGTCAAAGGCCATAGAAAAGCCGGCTAACAGCAAACGAGGAGAATTAAAGGGGCCCTCCGGTGATAAGAAATGCTGTAGAGAGGGGATAACTAATACATCGAGGGGTCCGACCTCCGGGACCTCCACAGATCATAAAAACTGAAGATTCGTCCCCAAAATAAACGGAGCAGGCTGGGaaactatgggactgccggagattgCCGACGACCACGGTGTCACAGCATGGCGGGAACGTGGGGGTCAGCGGACGGCATAGCCCCCAAGCCCTGGTGATGAGGTCATTCGCCTGTCACTGTGTTCAGGTGAATAATATCTGGTTTTCTTTCTGATGTGCATCACTACCTTGACACTTAATATcttcgcttgctgtcagtgagtggAAACTTTCAGAGGCTGCACACCTGGACAGACCCGATACTTGACACAGCGGAGGTTTGTTACAGTTGCATCCAGTCTAGACAGTCCTGTGGTTAGAAAGTTGCAGACAGTGCTTAACTGACGTCCTTGGTGGAGGGAACACTCCACCTCGAGCTGTTCTCAATCCTGCGCATGTGCTGCTGCCTTGCGTACTGAGGCTGGCTGTGCTTACCCCGGGTACATCAGCACACTGCGCCTGCACTGTAGACCTAGCCAGTACACACAGCAAAACTGGAAGAcaatggcgcatgcgcaggattcagaagAGGCTGTGCATTATATACCCTGGCAATCAAGTCCCCTTGACTCTTCACCCGAGAGGCTCCACCTCCTTGACTCCAAGAACCTCATTTACATACAGCGCATGCAGGTTCTGACTATAGGGGCGTGGCTATGTACGCACGCTATAAGGCGGCAGTGGCGGTCTGGGGTCATAAATCCtcccgacaggttccctttaaactgcgctgtgattggccgacGAGTTTTTGATAGTTTTGATCATTTTCCATTGAGTCCTTGAATGCGCAAAACAAGAAGTGAATAGAAGGAGCTCGCCGTCGCCTGCAGACGCCATCGGATGACGTAAGATGCCTTACCGCCATTAGAGTCTAACTCAAAAACCGCTGCGAGGAGAATTCTGCAGGACTTTCCGTCCATTCATCAAGGTCGTGATCAGCAGCCCGGCGGGACGTGCGAGATCACGCGGAGTTATCCCGAGAAAGCGAGCGGCGGCCATGTCCTGCGCTGCAGGGGTTAACAGCCGAGCCTGATGGAATGAGAGGAGGATGAAGGAAGAAGCATTAAGATGCAGGATGGCGCTCGTCGAGATGGATAATGGAATCATTAGCGGGAGCGGCGCAGCCGCCGAAGATAAACAGAGCAATCGCCACCTCAAGCACGTCGCAAATGGCCCAATTAATCACGGCGGCGGCAGAGACATGGCTGACCGGGCCTCGCCCCCCGCCGGCAGGAACAAGACGGCGGCTCAGCTCAGGACCGCAAACGACGCTCCGCTCATGTTTAACAAGCCCCGAGTCACCCGCTCCCTCCAGAACACCGCGCAGCGCCACGTTCAGGTCTGGAGCTCGGCTGAATCCAGGACCAGCGGCGACAACGGGTCCCACGTTCCTCCGCAGCATCGCCGGGATCCATTAAAGAGCGGCGACCTTTATAGTCACTGCGTTCTCCCACAATGCCCCGCTCTACAATTGTGGAATAGAATGCTAGAACTGTAGTGTGGACTGACACACCTGCAGTAGACATAGAGGAGGAGGGAGCACATGAAGCGAGTGACCGATATGAACGGGACGACAATCCTATAGGACACCTCACACAGTCGGCGCGGTGTCAGTATACACACTTCATAGAGCGGTACTTACCTGCAGCATTTCAGGTTGGTCCTTACATAAAAGGGCCAGGTACTTGTAATCTGCATAGGCCCAGGACTCGGCTCTGTCAAAGCGGCTGAAGGGTCCGGACGCTTCCGCAGAATTCCCGCTGAGCCAGTCCCGGAATTGTCTCATGGTCCCATCCACGTAGTCACAGCGGGTCTCAAACTGCGGCTCTGAGGGAGGGACGGAGGGATGTCAgccggattagatacaccgcgcagactgtatcacacaggattagatacaccgcgcagactgtatcacacaggattagatacacagcgcagactgcaacacaggattagatacaccgcgcagactatcacacaggaaaggattagatacaccgcgcagactgtatcacacaggattagatacaccgcgcagactgtatcacacaggattagatacaccgcgcagactgtatcacacaggattagatacaccgcgcagactatcacacaggaaaggattagatacaccgcgcagactgtatcacacaggattagatacactgcgcagactgtatcacacaggattagatacaccgtacAGACTGCATCACACAGGACATGATTATATACACagcgcagactgtatcacacaggattagatacaccgcgcagactgtatcacacaggataggattagatacaccgcgcagactgtatcacacaggacaggattagatacacagctcagcagacggtatcacacaggatcggattagatacacagctcagcagacagtatcacacaggataggattagatacacagcacatactgtatcacacaggacaggattagatacacggcgcagactgtatcacataggataggattagatacacggctcagcagacagtatcacacaggataggattagatacacagctcagcaaataGTATcatacaggacaggattagatacacagctcagcagacagtgtcacacaggataggattagatacacagcgcagactgtatcacacaggagaggattagatacacagcgcagactgtatcacacatgtaaggcttaggcctcttgcacacgtgtGTGCACAATGCaaaatgcaggccgcaatgcatgaacaccgtccgtggggcagtcgcagcggatcgcggaccctcttactttaatgggtccgcgatccggccgtttcacaaaaagataggacatgttctatctttttgcggaacggatgtacgggacgaaaccccacggaagctctCCGTACTGCTCCcatagggttctgttccgtgcttccgttccgcatctccggacccattcaagtgaatgggtccgcacttgtgatgcagaatgcccacgcaacggcgcccgtgtattgcagattcgcAAATgccgtccgcaatacggcaacagggcGTGCAAGAGGCCTTGGTCTGTTCCAAGCCAGCTGCTGAAGCACAACTCCCAGTCTGTGgcgggacatgctgagagttgtagttttgtagctCTAGTCTGGAGCCGTTTAGTGGGCGgatctgatgacatttttttatgACGTCCTCGCCTGTGACGTTCTGTGTATAAGAGGGAGGCAGCTGTGGTGGTGCAGAGCTGGAATCTCGTTACAATGTGTTCCCCCAAAGAAAAAAATTGGCACCTGTGTCCACTTTCCTCCTCCCAATTCTGAATCTCAGCGTCTGCTCCTTTAAGAGGTCACACAGTCGGGTGAGGGTCCAGCGAGCTGCCCGCCAGCCGTCAGTCATACGAAGGAACACCGCCGGACGGGCCGCACCGAGGATCGCGTCTCTGGCCTCCTGAGGTGTGAACGGTTTGGTAACGGCCGCTGCAGAACAAGATCAACGTCAATGAGACGATCAAGATCCAAATCGACAGCGTCCTCCGAGACAGAAATGTACCCCCTACTCTGATCGTGGGGGGTCCGACCTCCTGGGTCCATTCAAGAGATCAGGGGTGACCCTATAAATGGACACAAGACCTGTTTGTtagctctgcttgctgtcagtgactagAAGCATTCTTGTTTACACCCATCTGGTCGCAGTCGTGTTCACACAGCTGAGCGGTGGCTGCAGCGAGGGGTTATTCCCACTCGGACGGTATATGGCACAAGGGCAGGTCCCCCTATGGGAGCCGCGCCCGTCTCAGGCCTGGAGAGACGCCGTGCATCGGCACTACGAGAGCCGCCTGCACCCGTCTCTCCGTCCACAGCGACCACATATCCTGTGGGTGTCAcaaataagggcttattcacacaagCATTTTTCTCCTCCAAGTGCACAGTGCGTGAATGGGGCTGTTCACACATCAGTCCATTTTTTTTCCCATGAATTTGTGTCACGGATCCCAGAAATTCACGGCGGGTTCTGGTCTAGTCAGTGTTTGTGATCAACCGCGCCAATTCAAGTCTGCGagggagaaaagaaaaagaatgCACACAGAATGCACTGCAGCAGCGCAAACCTCTCCACTGTCCggactgttacaatgtatcggcgCAGACAACGCTGCAGCAACACGAACCTCTCCACTGTCCggactgttacaatgtatcggcgCAGACAGCGCTGCAGCAACACGAACCTCTCCACTGTCCggactgttacaatgtatcggcgcagacaacgctgcagcagcgcaaaCCTCTCCACTGTCCggactgttacaatgtatcggcgcagacaacgctgcagcagcgcaaaCCTCTCCACTGTCCggactgttacaatgtatcggcgCAGACAACGCTGCAGCAACACAAACCTCTCCACTGTCCggactgttacaatgtatcggcgCAGACAGCGCTGCAGCAACACGAACCTCTCCACTGTCCggactgttacaatgtatcggcgCAGACAACGCTGCAGCAACGCAAACCTCTCCACTGTCCggactgttacaatgtatcggcgcagacaacgctgcagcagcgcaaaCCTCTCCACTGTCCggactgttacaatgtatcggcgCAGACAACGCTGCAGCAACACAAACCTCTCCACTGTCCggactgttacaatgtatcggcgcagacaacgctgcagcagcgcaaaCCTCTCCACTGTCCggactgttacaatgtatcggcgcagacaacgctgcagcagcgcaaaCCTCTCCACTGTCCggactgttacaatgtatcggcgcagacaacgctgcagcagcgcaaaCCTCTCCACTGTCCggactgttacaatgtatcggcgcagacaacgctgcagcagcgcaaaCCTCTCCACTGTCCggactgttacaatgtatcggcgcagacaacgctgcagcagcgcaaaCCTCTCCACTGTCCggactgttacaatgtatcggcgCAGACAACGCTGCAGCAACTCGAACCTCTCCACTGTCCggactgttacaatgtatcggcgCAGACAACGCTGCAGCAACTCGAACCTCTCCACTGTCCggactgttacaatgtatcggcgcagacaacgctgcagcagcgcaaaCCTCTCCACTGTCCggactgttacaatgtatcggcgCAGACAACGCTGCAGCAACACGAACCTCTCCACTGTCCggactgttacaatgtatcggcgCAGACAACTCTGCAGCAGCGCAAACCTCTCCACTGTCCggactgttacaatgtatcggcgCAGACAACTCTGCAGCAGCGCAAACCTCTCCACTGTCCggactgttacaatgtatcggcgcagacaacgctgcagcagcgcaaaCCTCTCCACTGTCCggactgttacaatgtatcggcgCAGACAACACTGCAGTAGCGCAAACCTCTCCACTGTCCggactgttacaatgtatcggcgcagacaacgctgcagcagcgcaaaCCTCTCCACTGTCCggactgttacaatgtatcggcgCAGACAACGCTGCAGCAACACGAACCTCTCCACTGTCCggactgttacaatgtatcggcgCAGACAACTCTGCAGCAGCGCAAACCTCTCCACTGTCCggactgttacaatgtatcggcgcagacaacgctgcagcagcacaaaCCTCTC from Bufo bufo chromosome 7, aBufBuf1.1, whole genome shotgun sequence encodes:
- the HSPBAP1 gene encoding HSPB1-associated protein 1 isoform X3, yielding MEPGVTGAAAAVTKPFTPQEARDAILGAARPAVFLRMTDGWRAARWTLTRLCDLLKEQTLRFRIGRRKVDTEPQFETRCDYVDGTMRQFRDWLSGNSAEASGPFSRFDRAESWAYADYKYLALLCKDQPEMLQEVSWADFGFPGRGGRDSTLWVGSRGANTPCHIDSYGCNLVLQVQGRKTWRLFPPEDTAYLYPTRIPYEESSVFSKVNVVDPDHRRHPAFSRARPHVVTLHPGQVLVVPRRWWHYVESVDDVTISINSWIELDEATSHETNLQYLNMAVGAVMEHKTEDHAGDQDQPVMKSRRKEETNRETEDHGGDHPAVSPFLVPVLPSLTNEDSGRKETQRPGDTGAITSDELLDCLLHPQVVTMVAQLLVNRRLGKS
- the HSPBAP1 gene encoding HSPB1-associated protein 1 isoform X1 codes for the protein MEPGVTGAAAAVTKPFTPQEARDAILGAARPAVFLRMTDGWRAARWTLTRLCDLLKEQTLRFRIGRRKVDTEPQFETRCDYVDGTMRQFRDWLSGNSAEASGPFSRFDRAESWAYADYKYLALLCKDQPEMLQEVSWADFGFPGRGGRDSTLWVGSRGANTPCHIDSYGCNLVLQVQGRKTWRLFPPEDTAYLYPTRIPYEESSVFSKVNVVDPDHRRHPAFSRARPHVVTLHPGQVLVVPRRWWHYVESVDDVTISINSWIELDSDHEARVEEAITRMVVCAFKSAEDAGDWLNPTEDEATSHETNLQYLNMAVGAVMEHKTEDHAGDQDQPVMKSRRKEETNRETEDHGGDHPAVSPFLVPVLPSLTNEDSGRKETQRPGDTGAITSDELLDCLLHPQVVTMVAQLLVNRRLGKS
- the HSPBAP1 gene encoding HSPB1-associated protein 1 isoform X2, translating into MEPGVTGAAAAVTKPFTPQEARDAILGAARPAVFLRMTDGWRAARWTLTRLCDLLKEQTLRFRIGRRKVDTEPQFETRCDYVDGTMRQFRDWLSGNSAEASGPFSRFDRAESWAYADYKYLALLCKDQPEMLQEVSWADFGFPGRGGRDSTLWVGSRGANTPCHIDSYGCNLVLQVQGRKTWRLFPPEDTAYLYPTRIPYEESSVFSKVLVVPRRWWHYVESVDDVTISINSWIELDSDHEARVEEAITRMVVCAFKSAEDAGDWLNPTEDEATSHETNLQYLNMAVGAVMEHKTEDHAGDQDQPVMKSRRKEETNRETEDHGGDHPAVSPFLVPVLPSLTNEDSGRKETQRPGDTGAITSDELLDCLLHPQVVTMVAQLLVNRRLGKS